The sequence ACCTGTCGAGCCACAAGCGCGCATCGGTCCAGGTACTTATCGAGGCTGCAGGCGCAACCCTTCGCTTCCTCCCGCCCTACAGCCCCGACTTCAACCCGATCGAGAAAGCCTTTGCCCGCCTCAAGGCCATGTTGCGAAAAGCCGGTGAGCGATCCGTCTCTGGCCTGTGGGATCTCATCGGCAGGCTCGTCGACCTCTTCAAGCCCGCCGAGTGCGCCAACTACTTCAGCTGTTGCGGATACAATCCGGAATGAGTGGAAAACGCTCTAAACGGAACCGGTTTGAGAGTGTGCCAAGGCAAACCGCGGTACCGACGCCAATCTGGATCCGCTCTGGCGTGCACAGGGAGCGGCACCGGCGCTTCCTGCCATGACTACGACAGGAAGCAGGGCAGGGCACCTATGTGCCAAAAACGCATCCTTCTCGATCTGGCCATCTGCCCTCCGTCTTAGAATCCGACGATCGGGCGACCGATTGGTGCTTGGCAGAACATGACACTACTATCTCCGCCATTCCAAAAGTATGAACGGCATGGCTTGCATAGCCCCCATCACGAAAGTGACACCTGACTCCTTGGATAAGGGGCAGTGGCATCATGTTGCTCCGACCTCGGGGCCATGACGAGGGGCAGCGCAGGGCCAGGAAGCAGCATACAGCGCCGCCCAACCAAGCTTAAAGCTTCGATGATGCATTTGGCTTCAGGCCGCTAAATGTGACGAACGTAAAGTGCCGGCAAGACGAGGGCAGGGCGAAACGAGGGTCAGGCGGTTCGGGTGATCGCACACAAGGGGCACACCCATGAATGATCTTCTCA is a genomic window of Novosphingobium sp. 9U containing:
- a CDS encoding transposase, yielding LSSHKRASVQVLIEAAGATLRFLPPYSPDFNPIEKAFARLKAMLRKAGERSVSGLWDLIGRLVDLFKPAECANYFSCCGYNPE